Within the Miscanthus floridulus cultivar M001 chromosome 2, ASM1932011v1, whole genome shotgun sequence genome, the region GTACTTGTACCCATGCTGACTGAATGGCTTATATTGGGGGCTGTCATCCTTCTAAACTTATTTCCACAAGTGAAAGACACCCAGGCATATTACTTGTGACCACTTAACATGTTCTCTGGAGCAAAGTGGTGATTTTTGCTCCCTCTAATGTATATTCTGCTTTCTCTCAGGTCCTCATTGATGCTTTTCTACATGTGCCAGTGTGGATTTTATATCTACAGCATCGGTGCTCTTGTTGCTTGGGAAACCCGCAGAAAAGATTTTGCTGTAATGATGTCTCATCATGTAATAACATCTACTCTAATTGGAGTTTCATATCTGACCGGGTAAATCTTTTTCCGTGCACTTAATGATGTATTTGCACTTCACAACTTCATTCTCTCATATTCTGGTGCTGTCTATTTGGGTTCAACTGATCATATTGTGAATTTATGAGGCTACAGAGTAATCAATTAGTCCATAACTTACACAAGAATTCAAGGATATGCTAAACTTAGATAATTGTTCAGATCTTTTGAGTAGTCAATATTTTCTAGAGTGAGAAAAGCGTGGTAGTTTGATTCCTCAAAACGTATCTATAAACAGTTGGATCTAAGATTATATGTATACAATAGAAAAGCGAACTCTCAATGGCAATGAGATGTAAAGGTAAGTATTGGCATCAGTTGATCTTGATGTTTTAGTTCTAGTCCTTAATTTGCCTTTCTCCCTTGAAGTGTAATTATGTCCGGCGGGGTTTCATGAGAAtttcatgggcattaaatatgctgacatggcacTGTATTGATAAAGAGAGAGACAATAAAAGTTttatgggagtagagagagtttcatggggatgaaactcttctgcactgtttccaaaatatgGGTGTGCTGGAAACTGAGACATGAaaccccactgagactggcctaaagAGTACATTACTTTTCTGATAATCTGTGTGCTTAGCTAGCATGGTATTACCAGTTTTGCTTCCACCTCATTTTTTTTGGGTATTATGTGCTTCCGGTTGGCCTAGGGTATTGCTATTTTAAGATAAtgaaagttatgctcactttcaGATTTTTCCGAATTGGGACCATCGTTCTCGCTCTTCATGATGCAAGTGATGTGTTTCTTGAGACTGCCAAATTGTGCAAGTACACAGAAAAAGAGCTGGGGGCTAGCTTGTTTTTCGGTCTCTTCGCTATCTCCTGGCTGCTATTGCGTCTAATTTACTTCCCATTTTGGATAATCAAAGCCTCGAGGTTTGTTTGCTACTTCTCTTTGTGATAACTTTCTGTTTCTGTAGTCTTGTAGTTTTAGACTTACTGTTGTTGCCGTTGCAATGCCAGCTATCATTCCATCGCATTCTTGAGGAAGCTGGATGAATACCCGACAGCTTTGTACTACATCTTGAACACAATGCTTCTCACGTTGCTTGTATTCCATATGTACTGGTGGAAACTCATATGTTTGATGATAATGAGACAATTGAATAATAAAGGACAAGTTACAGATGATGTTCGATCTGGTAAGAGAATTTTCTTTGGTGGAATTACTTAAATGGTTGGTTTGCATTGAGCCATGAATCATAAGAGGTTATTTTTGGCACATCTTTCTTGAAACAAGAGACATTTACGTTATTACAGTATTTATATTTAGGTAAAAGAAGTAGAGGATCCTTATGGCATCTGTGTTATTGACAGGCCCAGCATTTCTATTTCAGATTCTCTTCTGGCAAAATGGATTGACGCACATTTTTACGAGCTGTCATGTCATAATAATATAATAGCATAGATATGTGAACTTTCGTTGGATAGAAACCCTAGTGGCGAAGGCATCTGTGTGAGTTCAACTTATTTTATTTTGCTACAATGCAGATTCCGAGGATGAGGAGTAATGGGAGATTGATTCCGAGGATGAGGAGTAATGGGAGATTCATTCTTTGACATCAACGTGTCATTTCTTCGCCAATACTTTTCTATGCCTGCTTCCAGAATTTATTGTTTTGATCTTGGTAAGTCTTGGGCATGGATATAAAAGTTTAATCTCTGTATATTGCCTTATGATATCAAACATGGCTAGACCGAGAGTGGAGCAGGTCCTATACATGACGGGTATAGCTAGCAAGCTTACTTGAAGGTTCCTTCAAAAAATTTTGGTTCACCTTTTTTGATATGGGGAAAGACATGAGAGGGCGTACGGGCTTTTTCCTGAAGCTTGAAGAACCCCCTCTGTACCATGTTCAATATACTTCAcctgtgagtagatttagttctAATTGATGGTAATAAATTGATTCTTTTGATTGGGAGTAAATCTCACCTGTATCTTAATGATCTCATGTGATGTGCATTGAGCTTTATGCAGCTATATAATTTTTTGAATAGTGTTATCCCTATTCTATGCATATGATACAGGTATAGTTTAGATCCAATTTGGTTATGATATTATCTCAAATTAGACTTCAATACTagtcaaataaaaaaaatgaaatgtACTCTGAACTACTCAAATTCAATGGAACAATATTCATATGATCGGGTATGTTTTAAATTTAACGTGACTTATGTTTTGGTTATCTTTTAAATTTACCGTGACTTGTGTTTCTTCAGGGCTGAATCAATATTTTTACAATCTTATACTCCTATAAATGCAAGGAGGCTAAAATGTATTGAATCAATATGGATGCTACTTTTAACAATGATGTGTACGGATGGGCACTGACTAAACCCCAATTTGGATCCACTGGTGCTAATAACGGAACCAATGACTACAACCTTCGTTCTAAAATATAAGCATGTGTTTTGGTTCCAGGGGCGAAtagggatgggatgggatggggcGATCTTAATTTTGTGAATATTTGGTTTGAACTTTGGAGTCATGGGTTGAGGTCATCCCCTTATGGGAATATACCCAAGCTGTTCCCAGAAAATTTGGAATATTTTTTAGCTaaatctcttggagttgctcttacaaGTTTTAAGGAACTGCTTAAAACCCACCCTCTCTCCCCTTCAAATGGAAATTTGGAATCTTTTTTCTAGCTAACTCTCTTGGGGTTGCTCTTAGAAGTTTTAAGGAACTACTTAACCCCTCTCTCCCTCAAATGTAGGAGATCCATCCAATCCTCTGTATCCACTTGTAAAGGGTATTGgtaattactccctccgttccaaattataagttgctttgattttttttggtacatctattttgctatgcatctagatataatagtatgtctagatacatagtaaaatagatgaaccaaaaaaagttaaagcgacttataatttggaacgcagGAAGTAATTTGTTGGAGGAGAAAAAACTACACTACCAACAATAAAATATCGCCTATAGACTTTTAGAAGATAAGGATATGTAATTTGTTGGAAATGCTCTAGTGATGTAAATTTGACGTATTTGCTACCTAATTATTAGTAGTAGCTGTTTGGATTCGTTCACTAATATGTATTTGGATGGTTTGTTGGAGGTACAAATAAacttgttgacaaccaaaattgtcAAAGGACGTTGAATCCAGAATTTCCAGTAGAAACAGGTGACAAGCTAAGTCGGTTTTTGCACTCTGAAAATGCAAAATAGACTCCACTGTTGTGTTTCTCTTGTCGAGACGGTAGAAAAACATATATAGATTGCCCAATTTAGGGCACGGAAAAAGAAAGTGCAACATTAGAAAAATTATCCAGCAGCAGGCTTAGCATGTTTTCCAAACAGGCTAAATCGGTTTTGTGAAGCTATCCAAAATGAGGAATGAATTTCACCATTGTGTTTCGTTCGTCGAGGCGATCAAAAAAACACATGCGGATTGTATAATTTGGAGCTCGGGTGAAGGAATTGTGCATTGACAACAAATTGGAGATGAAAGCAGCAAAACATGCTTAGTCAGCTTTCGGAGTTTGGCTAGGCTTCCTTGAGGAAATCGGCTAAGCCGGTGTCTGAAATAGGCAAGCTAGTTTTCCAATTCTGAGTCCAATTCAAATCTATTTCGATGGGAACTTGCCCAATTTCGTGGGGAACTTGAGGATTTCCTTCGAAGAGGGTTCCTGAGATAAGACCACCCCTGTATATATGCTAGAGAATCATTGAAGTAATCAACTACAAAATCAACAAAAAAGACTAATCTACTACTTCCTTTTCTTGTCATTCTTTGTCATGTAAGCAATGGTAGCTATCTTTTGCTGGTTTGCTTGTAAATCTTGACGCTTTGCACCGTTAAAGTGTGTTGGTTATCTGCGTTCTTCGGTTTATTCGCGACTCG harbors:
- the LOC136535955 gene encoding ASC1-like protein 3: MAAVRGGEAVSVALLFSLAFFCARLLLDRLVYKPLAVYLFNTKASKLMNDEARQAKIVKFSESSWKLTYYASVQAWVLMIIKQEPWSLDMMQYFDGWPNQPIASSLMLFYMCQCGFYIYSIGALVAWETRRKDFAVMMSHHVITSTLIGVSYLTGFFRIGTIVLALHDASDVFLETAKLCKYTEKELGASLFFGLFAISWLLLRLIYFPFWIIKASSYHSIAFLRKLDEYPTALYYILNTMLLTLLVFHMYWWKLICLMIMRQLNNKGQVTDDVRSDSEDEE